The Fimbriimonas ginsengisoli Gsoil 348 genome window below encodes:
- the corA gene encoding magnesium/cobalt transporter CorA produces MEQNGSLAIRAAVLSEQKCEPLDVEQAISAVMDGSRLVWLHIRWEDQDDARKFLIERLKFHPLAVEDALNETERPALQEFGPSVFLSVGVPVQAKTTDIDFAELAFFLRDHSLVTVARADLEVVDDWFHRWEDHPDRIGDHPAFLMHALLDAAVDSYFPILDEIEEMTDDLTEKIFDGDATQLPNIMRLKRSLLGLRRAITPTRDVMNSLLRRDFTQVPADSKIYFQDVYDHALRLAELIDSNRDALTSVLDVHLSTVSNNLNNVMKKMTILSTVLMTAALIAGIYGMNFDKMPELHWRYGYPFAIGLMVASAAVTLLIFRKIRWL; encoded by the coding sequence TTGGAGCAGAACGGATCTCTGGCCATTCGAGCCGCGGTATTGAGCGAGCAAAAGTGCGAGCCGCTGGACGTGGAACAGGCCATCTCGGCGGTTATGGACGGGTCGCGCCTCGTCTGGCTCCACATTCGATGGGAGGATCAGGACGACGCCCGGAAGTTCCTTATCGAGCGACTCAAATTCCACCCCTTGGCGGTTGAAGATGCGCTAAACGAAACGGAGAGACCCGCGCTTCAAGAATTCGGTCCATCGGTCTTTCTCAGTGTTGGCGTGCCTGTTCAGGCCAAGACCACGGACATCGATTTCGCCGAGCTCGCGTTCTTCCTTCGCGACCACTCGTTGGTTACCGTGGCTCGGGCAGACCTGGAGGTCGTGGACGACTGGTTTCACCGTTGGGAGGACCACCCCGACCGCATCGGAGATCACCCAGCATTCTTGATGCACGCGCTCTTGGACGCCGCCGTCGATTCTTACTTCCCGATCCTCGACGAAATCGAGGAGATGACGGACGACCTTACCGAGAAGATCTTCGACGGCGACGCTACCCAGCTTCCGAACATCATGCGGTTGAAGCGGTCGCTGCTCGGCCTTCGGCGGGCCATCACCCCCACCCGGGACGTGATGAACAGCCTTTTGCGACGCGATTTCACCCAAGTGCCCGCCGATTCAAAGATTTACTTCCAGGACGTGTACGACCACGCGCTCCGATTAGCGGAGCTAATCGACTCAAACCGGGACGCCCTAACCTCGGTGCTCGACGTACACCTCTCCACCGTCTCGAACAACCTGAACAACGTCATGAAGAAGATGACGATCCTATCGACGGTTCTTATGACCGCCGCCTTAATTGCCGGAATCTACGGCATGAACTTCGATAAGATGCCCGAGCTGCATTGGCGATACGGCTATCCGTTCGCGATTGGACTAATGGTCG